ACGAGCTGTCCGGCAGCAAATCGGGCAAGACTGCGGGCGTCGCTGGGATTAAGGTGTTGGAAATGTACCGTAAAAATATGAAAAAAGCCCTGGATAAGAGCCGTCATTTCCACGCGCCTTCTACCATTTATAAAAAAGCGGAGAAAGCCAAGGAGCTCATCGCGCTGGGGAACCAGGGCGGGGAGGGCTGGTTCCTGACCGCTGAAATGATGGAGCTCATCGAGTCGGGCGTTGAAAATATCGTCTGTGTCCAGCCCTTTGCCTGCCTGCCGAACCACGTTATGGGCAAGGGGATGATCAAGCCGATCCGCAAGCGTTATCCGAAGGCCAATATCGCTCCCATTGATTATGACCCCGGCGCTTCCGAGGTTAATCAGATCAACCGGATCAAGCTGATGATGGAAACCGCCAATAAAAATCTTGGAATCTGACAGGGGGCGAAAAAACCCTTGAAAGCTAAGAAAAACCTGATGTTCAGAGGCATTCTGTTCACAGGTTTTTCTTTTTATTTATCTCAGTTCACAAATTAAAATCTGCAAACGATATTGCAAAATTTGGCCTTGCAACTTGGGATCGATAACTCTATAATAATAAATATCACATATAATCCTTTTTCCTTTAGAATTACTCCCCTTTTTCTATAGGAAACCGAGCGGAAACCTTAACGGGTTTCCGCTTTTCTTTTTTTGTTTTCCGGCAACGTCTGAGGGTAAACTTTAAATGAGACATAAAATTAAAGAGGAAAGCATGAAAGAACAAAACAAAACACGGATTAAAAAGACAATTTTTATACTCACGATGGCTGCCATGACCATCTATTTCGGCTGGCGGATCCTTTTTACACTGCCCTTCCGGTTTGGCCCGCTGGCCTCAGTCATTGGCATTATCCTGCTTATCACAGAGCTTACGGGCGCAGTGGAAACCTTCGAGCTGTACCGGAACTATTCCCGGTCCGCTCTGTCAGAGCTCCCGGTGATCCGGCTGCGGATTACCCGGAGGTGGACGTTTTCATCGCCACTCATAATGAGTCGGCAGAGCTCCTTTATAAAACCGTCAACGCCTGCAAATATATGGTGTATCCGGACAAAAACAGAGTCCATATCTATCTCTGTGACGACTCTGACCGCCCAGAGATTGCTGCGCTCGCTGAGCAGATGGACACCGGCTATTTTGGCCTTCGTGAAAATCAGCATGCAAAAGCCGGAAATCTCAACAACGCGATCTTTAAAACCCATTCCCCCCTCATCGCCACATTTGACGCGGATATGATTCCCACCCACGATTTTCTCATGAGAACCGTGCCGTACTTCTTCCTGGATAACGGCCCCGTCGGCTTTATCCAGTCACCCCAGAGCTTTTACAACGCCGACCTTTTCCAGTACAACCTGTATTCTAAGGAAAAGCTGCCCAACGAGCAGGATTATTTTTTCAAGGAGGTCAATGTCAACCGAAACTACGCCAACGCGCCTATTTACGCAGGGTCAAATACCCTTATTTCACGCCAGGCTGTCACAGAGGTTGGCGGAATTGCCACGGACAGTATCACCGAGGACTTTGCCACCGGTATCCGCATCCAGGCTGCCGGGTACCGGTGCTATGCCATTCCGACAGTCCTGGCCCACGGGCTGGCACCGGCCACCCTGCGGGATCTTATCGGCCAGCGCAGGCGGTGGGGAAGAGGGTGCATCCAGACCCTCCGCCAATCCTGCTGGCTCAGGCATATGGGTCTGCCTCTCAGAACACGCTTCAGCTATTACAGCTCTTTTTTATACTGGTGGACTTTTTTCAGACGTTTTGTCTATATTTCTGCCCCGATCCTTTTCACCCTTTTTCAGGTCGTTATCGTGGACTGTACAGTGCCTGAGCTTCTGATCTTTTCAATACCTGCCTATCTGCTCTACGGTCTGTCCCTGCGTTTTCTTTCCGGCAGTATGCGCAGCACAAGGTGGAGCAATATTATCGACACCGCTCTGTTTCCATACCTGATGTTTCCCATTATCCTGGAAACCCTGGGCATACGTGAAAAGAAGTTCTCTGTCACCCGTAAGGACGCAGTGACTGACTCACGCAATTTTACTCTGGCGCTCCCGCACCTGTTCTTTATTCTGCTGTCTGCCTTTGCCATCTACCAGTGCTACACGGTCTGGATGCCTGCCAGCTTTGTGGCAGCTCTGGTGGTCATGTGCTGGCTGATCCTCAACACCTTTATCCTTATCATGGCCGTATTTTTCATTTTAGGGCGGAAAAACAGCCGGAAAAACGTGCGTTTTAGCGCGAATATACCTGTCGTAGTAAAGACGCCTTATGGACGTTTTTCGGGCCACACCCTTGATATCTCCGAAAGGGGCATGGGAATAGCGCTCGATGACGGGAGAATACTGGATCAAAGTCTGCCGCTGGAAGTTCTTGTCTGGACAGAACGCTATCGTGCCAGTATGGATGCCCGGATGGCCCGTGTGGCTGAAAACGAAGAGGGCGCGCTGAAGTACGGGATCGCCTTTACCAGTATGGATGCAGAGAACAAAAGCCAGTATTTTCAGATTGTCTACGACCGTGAGCCGGATTTTCCGACCCGGCTTGTGAAAAGCTCGGGGCTCAGGGATCTGGGCCGAAATATCCAAAAAAGACTCCGTCGCAGGCGGTAGGGAAGCACAGCACAATTTTGCGCCGTGCCTTCCAGGCAAAAAAATAAACCCATCTTTAAAAGACAGGTTCTCTTTGGTTTAGTTATCACCCTTTATAAAGAGTGCGTAGGCGTCGCTCATCAC
The DNA window shown above is from Eubacterium limosum and carries:
- a CDS encoding glycosyltransferase family 2 protein; translation: MDVFIATHNESAELLYKTVNACKYMVYPDKNRVHIYLCDDSDRPEIAALAEQMDTGYFGLRENQHAKAGNLNNAIFKTHSPLIATFDADMIPTHDFLMRTVPYFFLDNGPVGFIQSPQSFYNADLFQYNLYSKEKLPNEQDYFFKEVNVNRNYANAPIYAGSNTLISRQAVTEVGGIATDSITEDFATGIRIQAAGYRCYAIPTVLAHGLAPATLRDLIGQRRRWGRGCIQTLRQSCWLRHMGLPLRTRFSYYSSFLYWWTFFRRFVYISAPILFTLFQVVIVDCTVPELLIFSIPAYLLYGLSLRFLSGSMRSTRWSNIIDTALFPYLMFPIILETLGIREKKFSVTRKDAVTDSRNFTLALPHLFFILLSAFAIYQCYTVWMPASFVAALVVMCWLILNTFILIMAVFFILGRKNSRKNVRFSANIPVVVKTPYGRFSGHTLDISERGMGIALDDGRILDQSLPLEVLVWTERYRASMDARMARVAENEEGALKYGIAFTSMDAENKSQYFQIVYDREPDFPTRLVKSSGLRDLGRNIQKRLRRRR